One part of the Sorangiineae bacterium MSr11954 genome encodes these proteins:
- the dctP gene encoding TRAP transporter substrate-binding protein DctP, with product MLRRLVVMLAVITVVTCALGATTTARAEVTLKIGTLAPKESPWGKVFTVWQKGFKERTGGAAEIQFFFNGTQGDEAAMVGKIRTGQLDGAAVTAIGLGQIYKQVLILQVPGLFSSWEKLDAARTKLKPTIDAEFEKAGFKNLGEGDVGVVHIMSKGFPVRVPADLKKRGTCYFQGDPIVPTLFSLIGEVTPRAVQIPEVTGNLTSGAVNVVISPSLAAEQLQWSPQLTHINTLTSSYAIGALVFSSAKVKSLPADVQTALQETGAITGKALTNSIRAADKAAYERLAVGNPKANPPVPPRMTPYSPTEAEKAEWNKLANETKNKLKGNPFDASLMAQVEAAGK from the coding sequence ATGCTTCGAAGATTGGTCGTAATGCTCGCGGTCATCACCGTCGTGACGTGTGCCCTGGGGGCAACGACGACGGCGCGAGCGGAAGTAACCCTCAAAATTGGGACTTTGGCCCCCAAAGAGTCCCCGTGGGGCAAGGTCTTTACCGTTTGGCAGAAGGGGTTCAAGGAGCGCACCGGCGGTGCGGCCGAGATCCAGTTCTTCTTCAACGGCACCCAAGGCGACGAGGCTGCAATGGTCGGAAAAATTCGGACCGGGCAGCTCGATGGGGCCGCGGTCACCGCCATCGGCCTCGGGCAGATTTACAAGCAAGTGTTGATCTTGCAGGTCCCCGGGCTCTTCTCCTCGTGGGAGAAGCTGGACGCGGCGCGCACCAAACTCAAGCCCACCATCGACGCCGAGTTCGAGAAGGCCGGCTTCAAGAACCTGGGCGAGGGCGACGTCGGGGTCGTGCACATCATGTCGAAGGGCTTCCCCGTTCGTGTGCCGGCCGATCTGAAGAAGCGCGGAACCTGTTACTTCCAGGGCGACCCCATCGTCCCCACGCTCTTCTCCTTAATTGGTGAGGTCACCCCGCGCGCGGTGCAAATTCCAGAGGTCACCGGCAATTTGACGTCTGGAGCCGTCAACGTCGTCATCAGCCCCTCGCTTGCAGCCGAGCAGCTCCAGTGGTCACCGCAATTGACCCACATCAATACGCTCACGTCGAGCTATGCCATTGGTGCGCTCGTCTTCTCCTCGGCCAAGGTCAAATCGCTGCCGGCCGACGTTCAAACCGCATTGCAAGAGACCGGCGCCATCACCGGCAAGGCGCTTACCAACAGCATCCGCGCGGCCGACAAGGCCGCATACGAGCGGCTCGCCGTGGGCAATCCGAAGGCCAATCCTCCGGTCCCCCCGCGCATGACGCCCTATTCGCCCACGGAAGCCGAAAAGGCCGAGTGGAACAAGCTGGCGAACGAGACCAAGAACAAGTTGAAAGGCAATCCCTTCGACGCGAGCCTCATGGCGCAGGTCGAAGCGGCGGGCAAATAA
- a CDS encoding TRAP transporter TatT component family protein: MSSIRTSAGCARALVQKLAPLAVLSIVSGVFGTGCFRAIATKTQISATREASDAFNTIGDYELAKSAASAGLVQFEGMHVLAPSNEDALFLLLKGWVGYAFAFPEDDYEAASDAGDDDLAEYHKKRTRMAYERAIFYGVELLKERESGFDDAKKNDAALRSWLDKSFSSKEDAEILFWLGYGWLGRTNIAKDDPAVVADLFVAVALLDRSRKLDPNVMHHGAETAIASYHARSAVAELDQSKTMFEDVLAKTQRKSLVVQLNYASRYACLKGDRPLYEKLLNEVLTAEDPDPGQRLANTVAKRRAKRYLGKAHMTDCGFDMSTPAAPKANPPSKT, from the coding sequence ATGAGCTCGATTCGAACTTCTGCGGGGTGCGCGCGCGCGCTCGTCCAAAAGCTCGCGCCGTTGGCCGTGCTCTCGATCGTCAGCGGTGTTTTTGGTACCGGCTGCTTCCGGGCGATCGCGACCAAGACCCAGATTTCGGCGACCCGTGAGGCGTCGGACGCCTTCAACACGATTGGCGATTACGAACTGGCGAAGAGCGCGGCGTCGGCCGGTTTGGTCCAATTCGAAGGGATGCACGTCCTCGCCCCCAGCAACGAGGACGCGCTCTTTCTCCTTTTGAAGGGCTGGGTCGGCTATGCCTTCGCCTTCCCCGAAGACGACTACGAAGCCGCCAGTGATGCCGGCGACGACGATTTGGCCGAGTACCACAAGAAGCGCACCCGCATGGCCTACGAGCGCGCCATCTTTTATGGGGTGGAGCTCCTCAAGGAGAGGGAGAGCGGCTTCGACGACGCCAAGAAGAACGACGCCGCCCTCCGCTCCTGGCTCGATAAAAGCTTCAGCTCCAAGGAAGACGCCGAAATCCTGTTTTGGCTCGGCTACGGGTGGCTCGGCCGCACCAACATCGCCAAAGACGATCCGGCCGTGGTCGCCGATCTCTTCGTGGCCGTGGCGCTGCTCGATCGAAGCCGCAAACTCGACCCCAACGTCATGCACCATGGCGCAGAGACGGCCATTGCCTCGTACCACGCGCGCTCGGCCGTCGCCGAGCTCGATCAGTCCAAGACCATGTTCGAGGACGTGCTGGCCAAAACGCAGCGCAAATCACTGGTGGTCCAGCTCAATTACGCGTCGCGTTACGCCTGCCTCAAAGGCGACCGTCCACTGTATGAAAAGCTCCTGAACGAGGTTCTGACGGCGGAGGATCCGGATCCGGGACAGCGATTGGCCAACACCGTGGCGAAACGCCGCGCCAAGCGATACCTGGGCAAGGCGCATATGACGGATTGTGGCTTCGATATGTCGACGCCGGCCGCCCCGAAGGCGAATCCTCCGTCCAAGACCTAA
- a CDS encoding HEAT repeat domain-containing protein has protein sequence MWAGALMLLGLTGCGASPAMRAADRGDWAALRARIAEAHRAGKLSNADATDLARRVAKREIASAPPSQAVARVHDVSGCARELDGVLSSRMDVHDDAGAEAALSRIDAGELGAGGMRSFTSDASDAWRAVGVRGLTRKKDADARIAAMLDGSPRVRRSAMQASAEAASDGDIANVDREVEQLATAARVDPQGIVRSEAVRALARIGGEKVVAKLRDLWTNGDDGVREEIAVAWSLPNVYSHGGAAPLRLLVAAEHGPGALEAAAAAARRKDVEPPIRASSVALLARTIAKGSRRDRLHAMAMAPTSEPDILDAFRQSAKGDDPEMEIAANARLLESAPDREVAIKALELRALPAQDGAPVDVQRQRLGGRARSALAMVGHVRVQAWIERDLQSPDPSMRLSAAAALGALGRAARGAPLLADADPEVRTRAACTLIMASRLKSSIR, from the coding sequence ATGTGGGCAGGCGCGCTGATGCTGCTCGGGCTGACCGGCTGCGGAGCGTCTCCCGCGATGCGGGCGGCCGATCGCGGCGATTGGGCGGCGCTGCGGGCCCGAATTGCCGAGGCGCATCGGGCGGGAAAGCTCTCCAACGCCGACGCGACCGATCTGGCGCGCAGGGTGGCCAAGCGGGAGATCGCCTCGGCGCCGCCGAGCCAAGCGGTGGCCCGGGTCCACGACGTGAGCGGCTGCGCCCGGGAGCTCGACGGGGTCCTCTCTTCGCGCATGGACGTGCACGACGACGCCGGGGCCGAGGCCGCGCTGTCCCGAATCGACGCGGGGGAGCTCGGCGCCGGCGGCATGCGCTCGTTCACCTCGGACGCGAGCGACGCATGGCGCGCCGTCGGCGTGCGCGGGCTCACGCGGAAAAAAGATGCAGACGCAAGGATCGCCGCCATGCTCGACGGCAGCCCGCGCGTGCGCCGCTCGGCCATGCAGGCCTCCGCCGAGGCGGCATCGGACGGCGACATCGCCAACGTCGATCGCGAGGTGGAGCAGCTCGCGACCGCGGCCCGCGTCGATCCGCAGGGCATCGTGCGCTCGGAGGCCGTGCGCGCCCTCGCTCGGATCGGCGGCGAAAAGGTGGTCGCCAAGCTGCGCGATCTCTGGACCAACGGGGACGATGGGGTGCGCGAGGAAATCGCGGTCGCTTGGAGCCTGCCGAACGTCTATTCGCATGGCGGCGCGGCGCCGTTGCGTCTCTTGGTTGCCGCCGAGCACGGTCCCGGTGCCCTGGAGGCGGCGGCCGCAGCCGCCCGACGCAAAGACGTGGAGCCGCCGATCCGCGCTTCGTCGGTCGCGCTTCTGGCGCGCACCATCGCCAAGGGCTCCCGCCGCGATCGACTTCACGCGATGGCCATGGCGCCCACCTCCGAACCGGATATCCTGGATGCGTTTCGCCAATCGGCCAAAGGCGATGATCCCGAAATGGAGATAGCGGCAAACGCACGATTGCTGGAGAGCGCCCCCGACCGCGAGGTCGCCATCAAAGCCCTCGAGCTCCGCGCGCTGCCCGCGCAAGACGGCGCACCGGTCGACGTCCAACGCCAGCGGCTGGGCGGACGCGCCCGCTCGGCGCTGGCGATGGTCGGGCACGTGCGCGTTCAGGCGTGGATCGAGCGCGATTTGCAGTCGCCGGATCCATCGATGCGCCTATCGGCGGCGGCGGCCCTCGGGGCCTTGGGCCGCGCAGCGCGAGGGGCACCGCTCCTCGCCGATGCCGATCCCGAGGTGCGCACCCGGGCCGCGTGTACGCTGATCATGGCCTCTCGCCTCAAGTCGTCTATTCGTTGA